The following is a genomic window from Miscanthus floridulus cultivar M001 chromosome 14, ASM1932011v1, whole genome shotgun sequence.
CTAGTTTTATTTTTGGTACCCAACTCGCTCATGCCCACGGGTAGAATTTCACATCCATACCCTGACCCCCACCGCGTACGAAAGCCAGACTACCATCCCTAGTCTCCTGAGAGAGATGATGCCCGTGAATTAATGGTTAATAGAATAATATTCACAGCTAAAAAACTGCTGCAGATGAAATTACAGAGACAATCACCAGGTTCAGCTCTTTGAGCGCTTCCTGAGGTGCCTGCCAAAGTGAAATGACAGCAAATAAACAGACCAGAGCCAAACTGGCAGTGCTGTACATCTTCTAGATCGCTATCACAAACTTAAACCCACTACAATTACGCACAAGCAATCTGAAACAATGATTTTCCTTTTCATGATCTGTACAATAATTATCCTGTACACACTTTTGATGCTACAAAGAGTCCAGCTGGTCGTCGATGTCCTCTGCAAGCTTGTCTATCAACTGCTCCATTGTCTTAATGTACTTGGGCATGTAATGTTCTCCTATCATGGACCTCGCCAGGCGAATCTTACTGTACAAATGCCGGGGTGTCTCATACAGGGCGAGGACCTCCTCCTGGGCTCCTTGCTGACTTGTGGTTGCCTCTTCCGCTGCTGGCAATCCAACCATGTGCAATATTTTCCCTGGAGGGTATAGCTGGTGTGGCTCTTGAGCAGAGGTTGACGATGATGGCACCTGCTTCTCGTCAGTCAAGGACTCTACAAGCTCCATGGCCTCTTCTTCATTTGTTTCTGTCAGTGCTGATCCCTTTTCCTCTCTGTTGTTGTCCTCGTTATCTGATTCTTGAAGGTTTAGTTCACCAAGATGGATTGAGACTAGCTCAGCAGCTACCGCTTCGGTAGTTTTCTCAGTTTGGACATCAATGTCGGTTTGGACTTCCGTGCCCTGAATTTGTATTGACGATTCCTTACTCTGTTTGGGTGCAGCCACACATGACCAGCAAACTAGTGCAGGGCGTTTCTTTACCACAGCATGGGTATCTGCTGAAGGCTTACTCCCAGCCTGCCAAAAACCATGAAGGCATAAGTACTAGACATAATAGATTTATAGTTTCATCTGTTTAAGAACTAGTTCATGGAATAACATTTTTTAGCAAAAAACAAATTTATTATACCTCAGGACTCTCAGATTGTAGCATATCAACATCCACAACCTTAGATCTTGGATCAGAGACAAAGGGCACATGAGATCTTATGAAACTCACAGAACGGTTCACAAAACCTAAGAATCTAGTCTGCTGAATTTGTTTGCGAAGGTCATGTGCCCAAGACGATGACATAACCTGCCAACATTCAGTACaatagtaaatatatatatgttttcTTTTAAGGGAAGTAATTGTTTGAAGAATAATTATCCTTCCTTCTAACCAACCACTTAACTATTCAATATAATTATGTGTTCCACTTTGCTTAGATACTCAAATCAGCAAATGAATTGGCCGAGAGGTACCTCTATACGAAGCTTGGCAGCAGAAGCTATGCCAAGAGATGGCACTACGTCATTTCTGTTAACAATGGTGGTAACAAAGTCTTTACCCGACTCAGCCAAGTCCCATGTCATGCAAGCAGCTGAATCGCCACAGTCGAAATgtaaatatatcaaacaaagcaTTCAAAGAGAAAATTTTCAGACAACAGAGAAACGTTCCAGAGATGTTAGATTCTAGTAATGATCTAGGTTTAGAGATAATTCAGAACAATGGGGCCGTCCGGCTGGTGCAAAAATTGCACTGTTCACGGCTGAAAGTTACTGTTCACGGCTGATTTCttctcacaaattcctctagtGATAGATAGCTCATTACAGCTATCTTAGAACGTCGGTTGCAGTTATCATTAAGCATAAATACAACATAATTATCCTTTGCcatcctttttatttttaatatgaCTAATACCAGAGCTCTCTTATAAAATGAAAAGTGTGAATGGAAATGCCAACATGTGAACCAGTGAGCAGTCATTACAAGACATCGTATTGTGGCAGCATGCCAATGTTGCGTTTTAGTGAAGGATACTGTTTGCGAATGGAAATGGAATGACTTTTCTTAACTTATATTGTTCAAAGTAAACTATACTTCTCAATGCAGTACCTGGCCCAAATGCAATACAAGTGGATGATGACAGCTTCTCGTTCTCGCGTAGGATGTATGTTAGTATTGTTGCAATCCCAGCTCCCATTGAGTGTCCAATGATCTAAACAAAATAAAGTAAAATGAAGAAAGGGTCAGATGCAAAGCACAAATATTTAACATTATATACTTTTTTTTAAGGAACCTGGCAGGAGCACTGCTTCTCAATTAAGGAAGGAAAGAGAGTTTATGTACAGAAACATCATATACTGTCTGTGATAAAAGTTGGATATAAAGAAATGTGGGGCTATATAGAAGTCCCTCCCAAAACAAAAGAAATCATCTAGGATGAACAATAATTAAagcaaaacaaattcaaataaattTCTTCAGGTTCTACACATGAACATTTGAGTAGACACGCACTGGTTAGCTAACAAAATTATAAATACACTGAAAATCACATAAATAAATATGAAAGTTTCGTAAAAAACAAATATGAAAGTCAATGAAGAAATGAGATACAACAGTATTAAGTTGTTCAGCATTagtttcatattattattttgaTTAAATTTTACATTCATGAGTGTGGTCCACTTATTCTCTCTACTCATGGTAGTCATAACTCTAAGCTTGCCTCAGTACTTTGGCAATCTATTTTCTTAAGATTCTTGCTCAGCACTAGAGAATCCTAAAGTCCATTGATGATACTTTACTGCAAGAGTGCTTAGAAGTTCATTTGCTTTGGCTTTAAGAAAGGAAAAAACATATTTGGCATTTCCAGTTGATAACAACTTGCAGTTCCACTTGCTTTATTTAGCATTCACGACTTATGTTGCTTTTGTGCAATTTACTTGGTAGACAAGTAAGCATCAATTCCGAATTACAGAATTGTAGTTCAATACAGAAGCAGAAAATCTAAAAGAACGGACAATAGATGACTCATCAATATGTAATACCATGAGTTTTTGACAATGCAGAATGGTTGAACATAAAAAGATCACCTGCAGATACTCGCTAGAGCTGAAGAAATTACCTTAACCTCATACTCTGGGAATTCCTCGATTGCTTTACTCAGGCAAGGAATGGCTTGTTTTGCAATCCATCGAGCTGCTACAACCATTCCACAGTGGGCATAGCCCAACACTAGGTTGGAAACACGACCTTCCTGGACCACAACGTGATGAAATGGAACCTCTGCGCCAGTTGCTGCTGTCAACCGCTCCTTAACACTGATAGCCCCCCTAATGAAAAGGAGAAAGCATTTGCTACTTCTGTCACGAACAATGGTGAAAGCAGGCTTCAGGAGCTGCATGATAGAACAGAATTTCATCCAGTTACTCTTGATTTATTATCAGCAGCGGAATGAACAGAAAAAAAAATCGCCCGTGACAAGTTTGGGATGTTGAGTCTCAACGCATAATGGACAACAGAGAGTTAACTGATACTTACGCACCCTCGCCTTAGATTTCTTTATAAGCACATCATTCTGGCCATAACCACCATACTCCAAAAACACGTTGTATGGCTTCTTCGAGAAATACATGCATTGCTTCAGATATCTGAGCAGCGAAATCAGCTCCTGCCTTACCTCAGGCCCATGCAGTAGTACAGAATCACTCCCAGCATACTCATGCTGCAGATTACCCTGTAAGAGTAAACTGACATGCCTCATTTATCCATGACAATATGTAATCTGTCGACATCACGGCTTACAGAAATAAGATAAAAGTACAAAGACAAATGAGCAGACCAATTtcaagagaaaaaaaatatatcacAACCTATGATTCTAGAATGTAGAATACTTAGAGCAGCTAAAGGCGGCTAGCATCTTATCAGTTAGGTATCTGGTTCAAATCCAACGATCACTTAACTTTACAATTTCTTGGTGCCTAAAGTAATCAAAGTGGAGTTTGGTTTCTAGGAGGGAAAGACCGAAAGTAGGGTTGTTTATTTATATATAAAACAATTTTCTTAAACAATCACAAGGAGTCAAATTTAATAGGCATGCTAAAGTACTCCCACTCCATGATGGACTAAAATCACCAAATTATTGAAGAGAACACAATACTATATATGGATGGTGAGGTGAAAAGCTAACTGCATACGACCAATTCCATCAGAACAGATGTCAGCAAAGCGGTACTAGAAAATAATTGAAGTTCATTGAACTGTTCGTCGAATTGTGTAACATTCAAGAATTCTAAAAAACTAGGCACAAATACCCACGTAACCTCCAAGCTAGCAAGGAAGCATATTGCAACATAGAAGCATTTAGCACTTACTAACTACGTAGTAAGGTGTGGTCCCAGTTGAAGCAACTATATGGACTTTCTTCAAAACTGGACAAAAAAGATTTTCAGCAAGTTCAGCGAGCAACTCAGAATAGTCCAGTATTTGATCAGATTCCTAATCCACGATAGTTTCTTTCAAAAAGCCATGGGCCTGCCGGACTGTCGACCCATCCAGAAGAGGGAAAGGAAGGGAAGAACACAGCATAAATGCGCAGCGTAGGACCACGAAGGAAAGAAACTCGCGCAGATTGGGGGCGTTTCTTCTCCATCTTTTCTTGCACGCAAGCAAGATTCTTCCCGGGAGATATTTTCCATTTCGCGGTTTTCAAACAAGATAATAAAGagacaaagaaaagaaaaaggcgaCAAACCAAGCTTGACCGAGAAAAATTCCACGGAAGCAAACACATCACCTCCAAGTTAACCAGGCGGGCGATCCCAAAAGTGAAAAATCTTGGGGGAAAAAAACTCGCGCAAGACAAAGCCAAGGACAAAACGAACATTTTAACGGCACAATGGGGAGGAGAGCGCAGGGTGCTACTTCTCGTCAGCGTCGCGCGGCCGGCGATCGTGGAGGGCGCGGGCACTGGCACGCATACCTGCTGTCGCATGTAGTACTTGATCCCGAAGGCAAGCTCCCCGAGGGCCCACTTGCCGAGCGTCTCCGCCCAGGTGAGCCGCACGGTGCGCGCGGCCAGGGCGGCCGCCTCGCCCCACCCGTCCGGGGCGCGCtcgggccaccgccgccgcttggtggcgcGCGACGCCGCCCGCCGCTGGTGCTCCCGCCGCGCCcgggcgtcctccttcctccgccgccgcgcctccgccgccgccgacacgGCCGACGATATCAGCTGGTCCTCCagggcagcgccgccgtcgccgcccgcgGCGTCCCCGCAGAGCCGGCCCGACAGCACCAGGTACAGCAGCACCGCCgtccccgccgccgtcgccacccCCTTGTTCGCGCCCATCCCGGCCGGCGCGGTAAGAGCACGAGCGCAGGGCAAGCGCAAGCGCAAGCGCGCGGGCGCGTGCCTTCCTGCGTGCGCGCGGGTTTAGCGCGTGCGTGTTGTGTAGGTGTCGGAGCGCGGAGAGGGAGAAGTGGGGGTCGTCAGACGTCGGGTTGGGACGGAAGAGGGGGCTCGGCCGGGGGTCGGCTAAATCGACGGGCGACCGTGGCCGGAAAGACGATTCTGCCCCTATGGCCACTTTGGCTGTCTTGCTTTGTTTTCTATATACCTCGGGGTCCACCTGCTGTTATTTGTAAATTTGTGATCAGCTTTATTTTTCTGATACGATTAGATTTTTCTTAAATTCCTTCCTAATTTACTATTTCCTGAATATGAGGGTACATACATCTTTTAGCAGTGTTTTTAACTTTGGTGAAGATTTCTAGAAGCTTATTTATTATAGGATAGATGGAATATATTCTATCCTTAATCCTTAATATTAAAGACACTTAAATTTCTTTGTTCATcctctcttttcctttttttaataAAGATAAAATAGAAAATTTTAATGTAAAAAAGGAATTGAGGTCGCTTTATAGCTTTAGGTTTAAGGATTTTACCATCAAGTTCTTGTTGTGTTTGTGGTTTAGTGCACAGATCATCCTATTTGAGCATTAGCCGACGATTCAACATGTCTAATAACCAAACAAATTAAACACAACAGAGAGATAAATCAAGCAATTTTTTGCCTATACATATGTCATACCATGTCTACCAAGAATTGCAACATGAAGAATACAGAGAGTTGGTTGTCTTGTACAAGATAAATGAAAGACAACACACTCAAATGCGAGTTTTCTTTGTTTGCTCTCCACTTCTAagtacaaaaagaaagtgtttcGATATATTTTTTAagtatgaattatatttttttttggCTCTTGCTATTTTACTCCAATTACCCCATACATAGTAAGTTCTCAAATAAATCTCAGCCCTTGAGTTTTAAATTACACACAAAAATATATAattaataaataattaaaatatttAGGAAAAGAGACTCGAAATCTACCTCATTGTCAATCACAGGCATCCTTCTTTGTATTCACCGTTGGCTAGTAAGGAAACATGAATATCTTCATCATCGGCTATCAAGGAAACATGAAATCTTCAGGAGTGGCACCTTTTTGTTGATCACACGCATGCATTTATCTTTGTTCACGTTATTTCTAACGTTATAAAAAATCCACATGTTTAAGttcatatattaaaaatattataaaataaCACATGTTAGCACACGCACAAAACAGATGTGTTACAAGAAATCATGACAAGACTCACATTTTAATCAAGAACGATTTTTGTTACACATTTGTTATGTCGCATTCCAAGAAAAATGTTATAACTCATGTgtcagtgcgaaaagtgaccaactagtaaatatttgtcgttttgccgtacgttgtgatcgaatgtggcctaacactcaatgacacagggtttatactggttcaggcaacgtgccctacgtccagtttgagtcggtcggtgactttattcctaagctcaggtgctcgaagtttgctgtggggttacaaatgagtgagAGTAAGATGGGGATGTTAGAAGTCTGGTCGGGCTCTGGACCAgggcgagagtgacgggagctcttaCGTGCGCTatgtattggaacgtatgctctgtgtagctttagggtgtctaaagctagcagagagtgagtcaGAATGATTCGCATGTTGTTCGTCTTGTGTTTTTGTATGTCTTTGTTGGGAGagggtgcatccccttttatagatgaaggggatgatcttacaagtgagagagagtgtgctacctagtcttgttgcccacgccgtcgggtataaGACGGTTTGTcgatgcccacaatactgttgacgtccagatgcatgtggttggctctatcgtgttcttctagtatggcaaatgtcggcacctacCATACTATAAGACAAATatcagtgcccacaacactattcgtgTTCTgccatgtctggaaggttgcaaagTACCCATCTGACATGgtctgacagtactgtcctacaTGTGTGCAGGGTACGTcactcggtattgcggttgacttgtgcgtcttaccttatctgctccgcctgatttctCGGGTCttcaccgagtgggcgtccctgttcggtcgtttccagtcaGCTTCGAccgcgtcggtcggagaagagccatCAGCAGAGGTTCGGTGTGTTCCCGGCTGGAGaggtgggtcggagtcggaagcgagcatcgtcTCCTCCTCGCCAGGTCTTCTAGTcagagaggcgggtcggagtcggaaacgAGCGTTGTCCCCTCcgtggccaggccttccggtcggagaggcgggtcagagtcagaagcgagcgtcaccTCCTCCTTGGCCCTCGCTCTttcggcctgtcgtttaggtatctGGGACGACCCAGGAGTTGCACGTCATTCGcaatgtcgtctgctgggccgagcttttgctagggAGCAGGCACATTagggaccttgggtttatgaacccgacaggagcccccgagcccccgggcgatttgggtagaatcgtctgggggattttttctatttgacagcgggtgcgcacgagcacacccggtgggtgtagcccatgagcccccgggcgatttgggtagaatcatctaggggatttttcgacttgccagcgggtgcgcgcgagcacacccggttgttgtagccctcgagcctgcaTTCGACTGGTGATTtggttggaggctgagcatcttggtactctttcctagggccgTAGACTCC
Proteins encoded in this region:
- the LOC136505343 gene encoding uncharacterized protein; amino-acid sequence: MGANKGVATAAGTAVLLYLVLSGRLCGDAAGGDGGAALEDQLISSAVSAAAEARRRRKEDARARREHQRRAASRATKRRRWPERAPDGWGEAAALAARTVRLTWAETLGKWALGELAFGIKYYMRQQGNLQHEYAGSDSVLLHGPEVRQELISLLRYLKQCMYFSKKPYNVFLEYGGYGQNDVLIKKSKARLLKPAFTIVRDRSSKCFLLFIRGAISVKERLTAATGAEVPFHHVVVQEGRVSNLVLGYAHCGMVVAARWIAKQAIPCLSKAIEEFPEYEVKIIGHSMGAGIATILTYILRENEKLSSSTCIAFGPAACMTWDLAESGKDFVTTIVNRNDVVPSLGIASAAKLRIEVMSSSWAHDLRKQIQQTRFLGFVNRSVSFIRSHVPFVSDPRSKVVDVDMLQSESPEAGSKPSADTHAVVKKRPALVCWSCVAAPKQSKESSIQIQGTEVQTDIDVQTEKTTEAVAAELVSIHLGELNLQESDNEDNNREEKGSALTETNEEEAMELVESLTDEKQVPSSSTSAQEPHQLYPPGKILHMVGLPAAEEATTSQQGAQEEVLALYETPRHLYSKIRLARSMIGEHYMPKYIKTMEQLIDKLAEDIDDQLDSL